One segment of Apus apus isolate bApuApu2 chromosome 1, bApuApu2.pri.cur, whole genome shotgun sequence DNA contains the following:
- the TMEM126A gene encoding transmembrane protein 126A has translation MTGREFLQLDPPHRSLYLERFKRMEVIKKLFNELPKADQNLCNHGSYFLAANSSLCGLAANNFFRNILHVRKAAFVSALPMAVVPFLSTAAAYEVFVRESLFSGELNCEVCAVVRGGLIGAVVGGLYPIFLALPMNASLAARYSSSPLPGKENLLRYWLTTAQPVFRKMSWAVLVQLLTGLYLATKQHGIYIKILQQMNTDRDLEELQA, from the exons ATGACAGGAAGAGAGTTTCTTCAACTAGATCCTCCACACCGAAGCCTATATTTGGAAAGATTTAAGCGGATGGAAGTCataaaaaagctgtttaatgAGCTTCCTAAAGCAGATCA GAACCTTTGTAATCACGGATCATACTTCCTTGCAGCAAATTCAAGCTTATGTGGTTTAGCAGCAAATAACTTCTTCAGGAACATCTTACACGTCAGGAAGGCTGCCTTTGTGTCTGCTTTGCCAATGGCTGTTGTTCCATTTCTTTCAACTGCAGCAGCTTATGAAGTTTTTGTGCGTGAGTCCTTGTTTTCAG GTGAGCTGAACTGTGAGGTGTGTGCTGTGGTCAGAGGAGGACTGATAGGAGCTGTTGTGGGTGGGCTCTATCCTATTTTCCTGGCTCTCCCCATGAACGCAAGCCTCGCAGCCAG GTATTCTTCATCTCCCCTGCCAGGGAAGGAGAATCTGTTACGCTACTGGCTCACAACTGCTCAGCCTGTCTTTAGAAAGATGAGTTGGGCTGTACTTGTACAGCTTCTAACTGGATTGTATCTTGCCACTAAACAGCATggaatatatattaaaatactgcagcagATGAACACTGACAGGGATCTCGAAGAGTTACAAGCATGA